A portion of the Drosophila sechellia strain sech25 chromosome 2R, ASM438219v1, whole genome shotgun sequence genome contains these proteins:
- the LOC6607924 gene encoding G protein pathway suppressor 2 isoform X2, which produces MPPASAVNNSNAAAQAAKAERAEKLRGALKGFIVADRQRRQEEFEAQCEEQRLRREREEVERQNQVALDDTRGQITRLDDQLADLHSQKHQLTVQLKKVLNEDETRKKLAKENELFAIQQAAANSPVFLPPLRLQHQHHTLMQKPPSGGQPGKRGRSPSPPSQQQAYYKSAASYAQQKHDDYRRAADYARLSWNKTSAQYPGTGTVFYQTVAPPPTTQHQADARLQSIYNYNLPLRQAYHVDLPSATVSKPPDSQSPKASSQSQPRQVLHINLDQPTISQADLVAQAGGSISVKASQPHVTMEKLPDRYHIEVKHDGQPPSHVPPPPHLLPEGVIFKPLLNELSLHSNVLQISSSQNPKTAGSITQGYAPGRGGSAHEQQMARQQLAMLPGQPGAPSGSGSAQPPPGQQMHYTRRLY; this is translated from the exons ATGCCGCCAGCATCAGCGGTAAACAACAGCAACGCGGCCGCCCAGGCGGCGAAGGCCGAGCGGGCGGAGAAGCTGCGCGGGGCACTGAAGGGCTTCATCGTGGCGGACCGCCAGCGGCGTCAAGAAGAGTTCGAGGCGCAGTGCGAGGAGCAGCGGCTGCGCCGGGAGCGCGAGGAGGTGGAGCGCCAGAACCAGGTGGCCCTGGACGACACACGCGGCCAGATCACCAGACTGGACGACCAGCTGGCCGACCTGCACAGCCAGAAGCATCAGCTGACCGTCCAACTCAAGAAGGTGCTCAACGAGGACGAAACGCGCAAGAAGCTGGCCAAGGAGAACGAACTGTTCGCCATCCAGCAGGCGGCGGCCAATAGCCCGGTCTTCCTGCCGCCCCTGCGTCTCCAACACCAGCACCATACGCTGATGCAGAAG CCCCCGTCCGGCGGACAGCCAGGAAAACGTGGCAGGAGTCCATCGCCGCCGAGTCAGCAGCAGGCTTACTACAAGAGTGCCGCCAGCTACGCCCAGCAGA AACACGATGACTACCGTCGTGCCGCGGACTATGCTAGATTATCATGGAACA AAACATCGGCGCAGTATCCGGGCACGGGAACGGTCTTCTACCAGACGGTCGCTCCTCCGCCGACGACACAGCACCAGGCAGACGCCCGCTTGCAGTCCATATACAACTACAACCTTCCCTTGCGCCAGGCCTACCACGTGGACCTGCCCAGCGCCACGGTCAGCAAGCCGCCCGACTCGCAGTCGCCCAAGGCATCGTCGCAGTCGCAGCCCAGGCAAGTGCTCCACATCAACCTCGACCAGCCGACCATTTCGCAGGCAGACCTGGTGGCTCAAGCCGGCGGCAGCATCTCGGTGAAGGCCTCCCAGCCGCACGTGACTATGGAGAAGCTGCCGGACCGCTACCACATCGAGGTGAAGCACGACGGCCAGCCGCCGAGCCACGTCCCGCCTCCGCCACACCTGCTGCCGGAGGGCGTCATCTTCAAGCCGCTGCTCAACGAACTCTCTTTGCACAGCAACGTGCTGCAAATAAGCAGCAGCCAG AATCCGAAAACAGCGGGAAGCATCACACAGGGCTATGCCCCTGGACGAGGTGGATCCGCCCACGAGCAGCAGATGGCTCGGCAACAGCTGGCGATGCTGCCTGGCCAGCCGGGAGCCCCGTCTGGATCCGGCTCCGCCCAGCCACCTCCTGGTCAGCAGATGCACTACACGCGACGATTGTACTAG
- the LOC6607924 gene encoding G protein pathway suppressor 2 isoform X1, with the protein MPPASAVNNSNAAAQAAKAERAEKLRGALKGFIVADRQRRQEEFEAQCEEQRLRREREEVERQNQVALDDTRGQITRLDDQLADLHSQKHQLTVQLKKVLNEDETRKKLAKENELFAIQQAAANSPVFLPPLRLQHQHHTLMQKPPSGGQPGKRGRSPSPPSQQQAYYKSAASYAQQKHDDYRRAADYARLSWNKTSAQYPGTGTVFYQTVAPPPTTQHQADARLQSIYNYNLPLRQAYHVDLPSATVSKPPDSQSPKASSQSQPRQVLHINLDQPTISQADLVAQAGGSISVKASQPHVTMEKLPDRYHIEVKHDGQPPSHVPPPPHLLPEGVIFKPLLNELSLHSNVLQISSSQFPPQNPKTAGSITQGYAPGRGGSAHEQQMARQQLAMLPGQPGAPSGSGSAQPPPGQQMHYTRRLY; encoded by the exons ATGCCGCCAGCATCAGCGGTAAACAACAGCAACGCGGCCGCCCAGGCGGCGAAGGCCGAGCGGGCGGAGAAGCTGCGCGGGGCACTGAAGGGCTTCATCGTGGCGGACCGCCAGCGGCGTCAAGAAGAGTTCGAGGCGCAGTGCGAGGAGCAGCGGCTGCGCCGGGAGCGCGAGGAGGTGGAGCGCCAGAACCAGGTGGCCCTGGACGACACACGCGGCCAGATCACCAGACTGGACGACCAGCTGGCCGACCTGCACAGCCAGAAGCATCAGCTGACCGTCCAACTCAAGAAGGTGCTCAACGAGGACGAAACGCGCAAGAAGCTGGCCAAGGAGAACGAACTGTTCGCCATCCAGCAGGCGGCGGCCAATAGCCCGGTCTTCCTGCCGCCCCTGCGTCTCCAACACCAGCACCATACGCTGATGCAGAAG CCCCCGTCCGGCGGACAGCCAGGAAAACGTGGCAGGAGTCCATCGCCGCCGAGTCAGCAGCAGGCTTACTACAAGAGTGCCGCCAGCTACGCCCAGCAGA AACACGATGACTACCGTCGTGCCGCGGACTATGCTAGATTATCATGGAACA AAACATCGGCGCAGTATCCGGGCACGGGAACGGTCTTCTACCAGACGGTCGCTCCTCCGCCGACGACACAGCACCAGGCAGACGCCCGCTTGCAGTCCATATACAACTACAACCTTCCCTTGCGCCAGGCCTACCACGTGGACCTGCCCAGCGCCACGGTCAGCAAGCCGCCCGACTCGCAGTCGCCCAAGGCATCGTCGCAGTCGCAGCCCAGGCAAGTGCTCCACATCAACCTCGACCAGCCGACCATTTCGCAGGCAGACCTGGTGGCTCAAGCCGGCGGCAGCATCTCGGTGAAGGCCTCCCAGCCGCACGTGACTATGGAGAAGCTGCCGGACCGCTACCACATCGAGGTGAAGCACGACGGCCAGCCGCCGAGCCACGTCCCGCCTCCGCCACACCTGCTGCCGGAGGGCGTCATCTTCAAGCCGCTGCTCAACGAACTCTCTTTGCACAGCAACGTGCTGCAAATAAGCAGCAGCCAG TTTCCTCCACAGAATCCGAAAACAGCGGGAAGCATCACACAGGGCTATGCCCCTGGACGAGGTGGATCCGCCCACGAGCAGCAGATGGCTCGGCAACAGCTGGCGATGCTGCCTGGCCAGCCGGGAGCCCCGTCTGGATCCGGCTCCGCCCAGCCACCTCCTGGTCAGCAGATGCACTACACGCGACGATTGTACTAG
- the LOC6607924 gene encoding G protein pathway suppressor 2 isoform X3 codes for MPPASAVNNSNAAAQAAKAERAEKLRGALKGFIVADRQRRQEEFEAQCEEQRLRREREEVERQNQVALDDTRGQITRLDDQLADLHSQKHQLTVQLKKVLNEDETRKKLAKENELFAIQQAAANSPVFLPPLRLQHQHHTLMQKPPSGGQPGKRGRSPSPPSQQQAYYKSAASYAQQKTSAQYPGTGTVFYQTVAPPPTTQHQADARLQSIYNYNLPLRQAYHVDLPSATVSKPPDSQSPKASSQSQPRQVLHINLDQPTISQADLVAQAGGSISVKASQPHVTMEKLPDRYHIEVKHDGQPPSHVPPPPHLLPEGVIFKPLLNELSLHSNVLQISSSQFPPQNPKTAGSITQGYAPGRGGSAHEQQMARQQLAMLPGQPGAPSGSGSAQPPPGQQMHYTRRLY; via the exons ATGCCGCCAGCATCAGCGGTAAACAACAGCAACGCGGCCGCCCAGGCGGCGAAGGCCGAGCGGGCGGAGAAGCTGCGCGGGGCACTGAAGGGCTTCATCGTGGCGGACCGCCAGCGGCGTCAAGAAGAGTTCGAGGCGCAGTGCGAGGAGCAGCGGCTGCGCCGGGAGCGCGAGGAGGTGGAGCGCCAGAACCAGGTGGCCCTGGACGACACACGCGGCCAGATCACCAGACTGGACGACCAGCTGGCCGACCTGCACAGCCAGAAGCATCAGCTGACCGTCCAACTCAAGAAGGTGCTCAACGAGGACGAAACGCGCAAGAAGCTGGCCAAGGAGAACGAACTGTTCGCCATCCAGCAGGCGGCGGCCAATAGCCCGGTCTTCCTGCCGCCCCTGCGTCTCCAACACCAGCACCATACGCTGATGCAGAAG CCCCCGTCCGGCGGACAGCCAGGAAAACGTGGCAGGAGTCCATCGCCGCCGAGTCAGCAGCAGGCTTACTACAAGAGTGCCGCCAGCTACGCCCAGCAGA AAACATCGGCGCAGTATCCGGGCACGGGAACGGTCTTCTACCAGACGGTCGCTCCTCCGCCGACGACACAGCACCAGGCAGACGCCCGCTTGCAGTCCATATACAACTACAACCTTCCCTTGCGCCAGGCCTACCACGTGGACCTGCCCAGCGCCACGGTCAGCAAGCCGCCCGACTCGCAGTCGCCCAAGGCATCGTCGCAGTCGCAGCCCAGGCAAGTGCTCCACATCAACCTCGACCAGCCGACCATTTCGCAGGCAGACCTGGTGGCTCAAGCCGGCGGCAGCATCTCGGTGAAGGCCTCCCAGCCGCACGTGACTATGGAGAAGCTGCCGGACCGCTACCACATCGAGGTGAAGCACGACGGCCAGCCGCCGAGCCACGTCCCGCCTCCGCCACACCTGCTGCCGGAGGGCGTCATCTTCAAGCCGCTGCTCAACGAACTCTCTTTGCACAGCAACGTGCTGCAAATAAGCAGCAGCCAG TTTCCTCCACAGAATCCGAAAACAGCGGGAAGCATCACACAGGGCTATGCCCCTGGACGAGGTGGATCCGCCCACGAGCAGCAGATGGCTCGGCAACAGCTGGCGATGCTGCCTGGCCAGCCGGGAGCCCCGTCTGGATCCGGCTCCGCCCAGCCACCTCCTGGTCAGCAGATGCACTACACGCGACGATTGTACTAG
- the LOC6607925 gene encoding uncharacterized protein LOC6607925, whose product MEAAKDLAVAKYQDLCNFLERDTRGSELVIYGTSAIMLAVAYAKRKPAYLVRQFKQPSHIPERLISERVMHTGMIAGVKQQEQDTLLMIQHRPLLPIFTSRKRLLPVKLPGVRVNANGYSWLQQCLIGREATFLPLKSAKGQDFVVCQLCLVHPPRGNRLLDVSETLLKLRFARFVQDAAAAVKKNGKYYQHLKKVEQTTVEKEAWLSWAAGYPYIWRRYNELRQRWLPKEKLLPELVR is encoded by the coding sequence ATGGAGGCGGCCAAGGATCTTGCGGTGGCCAAGTACCAGGACTTATGTAACTTCCTGGAGCGGGATACGCGCGGCAGCGAGCTGGTCATCTACGGCACCTCGGCCATCATGCTGGCCGTGGCCTATGCCAAGCGAAAGCCGGCCTACCTGGTGCGCCAGTTCAAGCAGCCCTCGCACATCCCGGAGCGCCTGATCAGCGAGCGCGTCATGCACACGGGCATGATCGCCGGGGtaaagcagcaggagcaggacacCCTGCTGATGATCCAGCACCGGCCGCTGCTTCCGATCTTCACCAGCCGCAAACGCCTGCTGCCCGTCAAGTTGCCGGGCGTGCGCGTCAATGCCAACGGCTACTCCTGGCTGCAGCAGTGCCTCATTGGCCGCGAGGCCACCTTCCTGCCCCTTAAGTCCGCCAAGGGACAGGACTTTGTCGTCTGCCAGCTGTGCCTGGTGCATCCGCCGCGGGGCAACCGCCTGCTGGACGTCTCGGAGACCCTGCTCAAGCTCCGTTTCGCCCGTTTCGTGCAGGATGCCGCCGCCGCGGTTAAGAAGAACGGGAAGTACTACCAGCATCTGAAGAAGGTGGAGCAGACCACCGTGGAGAAGGAGGCCTGGCTCTCCTGGGCCGCCGGCTATCCCTACATCTGGCGCCGCTACAACGAACTGAGGCAGCGCTGGTTGCCCAAGGAGAAGCTGCTGCCGGAGCTAGTGCGCTGA
- the LOC6607926 gene encoding 23 kDa integral membrane protein, translating to MSCGISMVKYILFIFNLLCSICGILLIVFGALLISKVHSIDDFAEALRTQQVPLTMIILGAIILLISWFGCCGAIRESYCMSMTYSILLFVLMIGQLALVIYMWVQKDKYLEIMGDVVEKAWDNRTRRSDYMDAIQISMKCCGRSGYTDYAFQGKFPPSCCSDTNNCRRETVYQRGCKGTFVEFWDRNSDIIKYAGLVIAAIEFVGFVFACCLANSIRNYRRRAEY from the exons ATGAGCTGCGGAATCTCCATGGTTAAATATAtcctatttatatttaatttgctcTGTTCG ATATGCGGCATCTTGCTAATCGTATTCGGAGCTCTGCTGATCAGCAAAGTTCACAGCATCGATGACTTCGCGGAGGCCCTGCGCACGCAGCAGGTGCCCTTGACGATGATCATCCTGGGCGCCATCATCCTGCTGATTTCCTGGTTCGGCTGCTGCGGAGCCATTCGGGAGTCCTACTGCATGTCCATGACG TACTCGATCTTGCTGTTCGTCCTGATGATCGGCCAACTGGCTTTGGTGATCTACATGTGGGTGCAGAAGGACAAGTACCTGGAGATCATGGGCGACGTGGTCGAGAAGGCCTGGGACAATCGCACCCGTCGTTCCGACTACATGGACGCGATTCAGATCAGC ATGAAGTGCTGCGGACGCAGTGGCTACACCGACTACGCCTTCCAGGGCAAGTTCCCTCCCTCCTGCTGCAGCGACACCAACAACTGCCGCCGGGAGACCGTCTACCAGCGGGGATGCAAGGGCACCTTCGTCGAGTTCTGGGACAGGAACAGCGACATCATCAAGTATGCCGGTCTGGTCATCGCCGCCATCGAA TTCGTGGGATTCGTTTTCGCCTGTTGCTTGGCGAACAGCATTCGGAACTATAGACGCCGT